The following proteins come from a genomic window of Mucinivorans hirudinis:
- a CDS encoding LSU ribosomal protein L10p (P0), with amino-acid sequence MRKEEKTEVIQSLTSQLGEWAHYYVTDISGLNAEKTAALRRLCFEKGIKLVVVKNTLFVKALEAAGKANEEIEASMVGSSSIMFTNTGNLPAKLIKEFRKSAKSEKPLLKSAFVEECAYIGEAQLKALEEVKSREQLIGDIVALLQSPAKNVISALQGSAGHKIAGLVKTLQERGC; translated from the coding sequence ATGAGAAAAGAAGAAAAAACAGAAGTTATTCAGAGTTTGACTTCGCAACTTGGGGAGTGGGCACACTACTATGTAACCGACATTTCGGGTTTGAATGCTGAGAAAACAGCGGCACTTCGTCGTCTGTGCTTCGAGAAAGGCATCAAGTTGGTTGTTGTAAAGAACACCTTGTTTGTCAAGGCGTTGGAAGCAGCAGGCAAGGCAAACGAAGAGATTGAGGCTTCAATGGTAGGTTCATCTTCGATTATGTTCACCAACACAGGCAACCTGCCTGCGAAGCTCATCAAGGAGTTCCGCAAGTCGGCAAAGAGCGAAAAGCCACTTTTGAAGTCGGCATTCGTGGAGGAGTGCGCTTATATTGGTGAAGCACAGTTGAAGGCTCTCGAAGAGGTTAAATCACGCGAACAACTCATCGGCGATATCGTTGCACTTCTTCAATCGCCTGCTAAAAATGTTATCAGCGCACTTCAAGGTTCGGCTGGACACAAGATTGCAGGATTGGTTAAGACGTTGCAGGAACGCGGGTGCTAA
- a CDS encoding tRNA-t(6)A37 methylthiotransferase: MNRRVAFYTLGCKLNFAESSTIAREFEAGGFVRAARGERADICIINSCSVTGDADKKCRNIIRKASKENPGAIVAVTGCYAQLKPEEVAAIDGVDLVIGNNAKGTLVSQVVEFKGRQVIDRCDTQELTGFFAAFSSSDRTRTFLKVQDGCNYHCSYCTIPLARGASRNIPISDLVAQAEDIARRGQREIVLTGVNIGDFGRSTGETFLELIGALDKVEGIDRYRISSIEPNLLTDEIIAFCAASKRFMPHFHVPLQSGSNRVLGLMRRRYTTEKFAERLRAVWAQMPDAFVGVDVIVGFSGESDEDFEECYALLEGLKPAFLHIFPYSERANTPAVEFGGKVAPQVKRERVRRLEELSDRLHREFISRFTGSRRAVLVESLRTKQNTMFGYTDNYIRVELPFDKELINRIVDVTI; this comes from the coding sequence ATGAATAGGCGAGTTGCATTCTATACGCTTGGCTGCAAGCTAAATTTTGCGGAGAGCTCGACCATTGCGCGCGAGTTCGAAGCGGGTGGTTTTGTGCGTGCCGCACGGGGTGAGCGGGCTGACATTTGCATTATAAATAGCTGCTCGGTGACGGGCGATGCCGACAAAAAATGTAGGAATATTATTCGTAAAGCGAGTAAGGAAAACCCCGGGGCGATTGTTGCCGTTACGGGGTGCTATGCGCAACTCAAGCCCGAGGAGGTGGCAGCCATTGATGGTGTGGATTTGGTGATTGGCAATAATGCAAAGGGTACTCTCGTTAGTCAGGTAGTTGAATTTAAGGGACGACAGGTTATTGACAGGTGTGACACACAGGAACTTACCGGTTTCTTTGCAGCCTTTAGCAGCTCAGACCGCACCCGCACATTTCTAAAGGTGCAGGATGGGTGTAATTACCATTGCTCTTACTGCACTATTCCGTTGGCGCGTGGCGCGAGTCGAAATATTCCGATATCGGACTTAGTGGCTCAGGCAGAAGATATTGCGCGACGTGGTCAGCGCGAAATAGTTCTCACGGGCGTAAATATAGGCGATTTTGGACGCTCAACGGGTGAGACTTTTTTGGAGCTTATCGGGGCGTTGGACAAGGTAGAGGGTATTGATAGGTATCGTATTTCGTCGATTGAGCCTAATCTATTGACGGATGAAATTATTGCGTTTTGTGCTGCCTCAAAGCGGTTTATGCCCCATTTTCACGTGCCTTTACAGTCGGGCAGCAATCGGGTTTTGGGGTTGATGCGTCGGCGATATACCACAGAAAAGTTTGCCGAGCGGCTGCGGGCGGTTTGGGCGCAGATGCCGGATGCTTTTGTGGGGGTGGATGTGATTGTGGGCTTTTCGGGTGAGAGCGATGAGGATTTCGAGGAGTGTTACGCTCTGCTCGAGGGGTTGAAGCCTGCCTTTTTGCACATTTTTCCATACTCGGAGCGTGCGAACACTCCGGCTGTGGAGTTCGGGGGAAAGGTTGCTCCCCAAGTGAAGCGAGAGCGTGTGCGGCGGTTGGAGGAGCTTTCGGATAGGCTTCATAGAGAGTTTATTTCGCGCTTCACGGGCAGCAGGCGTGCGGTGCTGGTTGAGTCGCTGCGCACCAAGCAAAACACAATGTTCGGCTACACGGACAACTACATTCGAGTGGAGCTGCCATTTGATAAGGAGCTGATAAATAGGATAGTGGATGTAACTATATAG
- a CDS encoding Translation elongation factor Tu encodes MAKEKFDKSKPHVNIGTIGHVDHGKTTLTAAITMVLAKKGLSELRSFDSIDNAPEEKERGITINTAHVEYQTANRHYAHVDCPGHADYIKNMVTGAAQMDGAIIVVAATDGPMPQTREHILLARQVNVPRIVVFLNKVDLVDDEEMLELVEMEVRELLSKNGFDGDNAPVIRGSALGGLNGEPEWETKIMELMDAVDTYIPIPPREKEKPFLMPVEDVFSITGRGTVLTGRIETGIIHVSDPVEIIGLGEETKKSVCTGVEMFRKLLDEGEAGDNVGLLMRGLDKKDVKRGMVVAKPGSIKPHTKFEAEVYVLSKNEGGRHTPFHNKYRPQFYIRTLDITGEVTLPAGVEMVMPGDNVTITVELIYPVAINDGLRFAIREGGRTVGAGQITKILE; translated from the coding sequence ATGGCAAAGGAAAAATTTGACAAATCCAAACCACACGTCAACATCGGTACAATCGGACACGTTGACCACGGTAAAACCACTTTGACGGCAGCCATCACAATGGTTCTTGCAAAGAAGGGTCTTTCTGAGTTGCGTTCATTCGATTCTATCGACAACGCACCCGAGGAAAAAGAACGCGGTATCACTATCAATACTGCACACGTTGAGTATCAGACAGCTAACCGCCACTATGCTCACGTAGACTGTCCCGGTCACGCCGACTATATCAAGAATATGGTTACCGGTGCTGCTCAAATGGACGGTGCTATTATCGTAGTTGCTGCCACTGATGGTCCTATGCCTCAAACTCGCGAGCACATCCTTTTGGCTCGTCAGGTGAACGTTCCTCGTATCGTTGTTTTCTTGAATAAAGTTGACTTGGTAGACGATGAGGAGATGTTGGAATTGGTAGAGATGGAGGTTCGTGAACTTCTTTCTAAGAACGGTTTCGACGGTGACAACGCTCCCGTTATCCGTGGTTCTGCACTTGGCGGTCTTAACGGCGAACCAGAGTGGGAAACAAAAATTATGGAGTTGATGGATGCAGTAGATACCTACATTCCAATTCCTCCACGTGAAAAGGAGAAACCATTCTTGATGCCTGTTGAGGACGTGTTCTCTATCACAGGTCGTGGTACAGTATTGACAGGTCGTATCGAAACAGGTATTATCCACGTAAGTGACCCTGTAGAAATCATCGGCTTGGGCGAAGAGACTAAGAAGTCTGTTTGTACAGGTGTTGAGATGTTCCGTAAACTTCTTGACGAAGGTGAAGCAGGAGATAACGTAGGTCTTTTGATGCGCGGTCTTGACAAGAAAGATGTTAAACGCGGTATGGTTGTTGCTAAACCGGGTTCAATCAAGCCACACACTAAGTTCGAGGCTGAGGTTTACGTTCTTTCTAAAAACGAAGGTGGTCGTCACACTCCATTCCACAACAAATATCGTCCTCAGTTCTACATCCGTACTTTGGACATCACAGGTGAGGTGACTCTTCCTGCGGGCGTTGAAATGGTTATGCCCGGTGACAACGTAACCATCACCGTAGAACTTATCTACCCTGTTGCTATCAACGACGGTCTGCGTTTCGCTATCCGCGAAGGTGGTCGTACAGTAGGTGCTGGTCAGATTACTAAGATTCTTGAATAA
- a CDS encoding Transcription antitermination protein NusG, giving the protein MSQNIEKQWYVLKAIGGKEKKVAEAIEAEIRNLKLQDYIAQVLVPTEKVYSVRGGKKVTKERISYPGYVLVQAALVGEIPYILRNTPNVMGFLSDTKTASMQATPLREDEVNRLLGRVDELAESEAEAEVPFVVGETVKVVEGPFASFYGAIDEIDEARKKLVVSVKIFGRKTPMELNYTQVEKE; this is encoded by the coding sequence ATGAGTCAGAATATAGAGAAACAGTGGTATGTGCTCAAGGCAATCGGGGGCAAGGAGAAGAAGGTAGCTGAGGCTATTGAAGCTGAAATCCGAAACCTCAAATTGCAGGACTACATAGCACAAGTGCTTGTACCGACAGAGAAGGTCTACTCGGTGCGTGGTGGTAAGAAAGTTACCAAGGAGCGCATTTCGTATCCCGGATATGTCTTGGTGCAAGCTGCCCTTGTGGGCGAAATCCCTTATATCCTCAGGAACACTCCAAACGTGATGGGCTTTCTGAGCGACACAAAGACGGCGAGTATGCAGGCAACTCCGTTACGGGAGGATGAGGTAAACCGCCTTTTGGGTCGCGTTGATGAACTTGCCGAGAGCGAAGCGGAGGCTGAAGTTCCATTCGTGGTGGGCGAGACTGTTAAAGTTGTCGAAGGTCCCTTTGCTTCCTTTTACGGGGCAATCGACGAAATTGACGAAGCTCGCAAAAAGCTCGTGGTTTCTGTCAAGATATTTGGGCGTAAGACTCCTATGGAGTTGAACTATACGCAAGTAGAAAAAGAGTAA
- a CDS encoding Endo-beta-1,3-glucanase: MKIVTLACALVFVWACGQAQIAEKPKPNAPLKGEWVYNTSISDEFDTPQVDTTKWHTTNPHWLGRKPSLFCRENVSQRDGMLILTGRREDVANAPAGYHTFTSAAVQSKDTVLYGFFEIRCRAMNSALSSAFWLYVQDSVKQEEIDIFEICGRNATNPWYDSIYFATSHYIIKSHNLHISDHVAHNQGVRYADHFITAGLLWTRAEIVWYVDGKEIRRRKNDFWHSPETINFDSEAFPEWWGLPSDDDNGGEFQIEYFRYWTLNE; the protein is encoded by the coding sequence ATGAAAATAGTTACCCTCGCTTGCGCCCTCGTTTTTGTGTGGGCTTGTGGGCAAGCACAGATAGCTGAAAAGCCTAAACCAAATGCTCCGCTCAAGGGAGAGTGGGTTTATAATACAAGTATTAGCGACGAGTTCGATACCCCGCAAGTGGATACCACAAAATGGCACACAACTAATCCCCACTGGCTTGGTCGCAAACCGTCGCTTTTTTGCAGAGAAAATGTCTCTCAGCGCGATGGTATGTTGATACTTACCGGACGACGCGAGGATGTTGCAAATGCTCCGGCAGGTTATCATACATTCACTTCGGCAGCTGTTCAGAGTAAGGACACGGTGCTTTATGGCTTCTTTGAGATTCGCTGTCGGGCGATGAATTCGGCACTTTCGAGTGCCTTTTGGCTCTATGTGCAGGACTCTGTGAAACAGGAGGAGATAGATATTTTTGAGATTTGTGGACGCAATGCCACTAACCCGTGGTATGATAGCATATATTTTGCCACAAGTCACTACATAATTAAGAGCCATAATCTACATATTTCAGACCACGTGGCGCATAACCAAGGGGTTCGCTATGCTGACCATTTTATAACCGCGGGGCTGCTGTGGACACGAGCCGAGATTGTTTGGTACGTGGATGGCAAGGAGATACGTCGCCGCAAAAATGACTTTTGGCACTCACCCGAGACCATTAATTTCGATAGTGAGGCTTTTCCCGAGTGGTGGGGGCTGCCCTCAGATGATGATAATGGAGGGGAGTTTCAGATAGAATATTTCCGTTACTGGACACTGAATGAATAG
- a CDS encoding LSU ribosomal protein L7/L12 (P1/P2), whose amino-acid sequence MADIKKLAEELVNLTVKEVNELAQILKEEYGIEPAAAAVAVAAAAPAEAVEAAVQTAFDVVLVNAGGAKLQVVKAVKESAGLGLKEAKDLVDAAPCKVKEGVSKEEAEALKSALVEAGAEVEIK is encoded by the coding sequence ATGGCAGACATCAAGAAATTAGCTGAAGAGCTTGTAAACCTTACAGTTAAAGAAGTAAACGAACTTGCACAAATTCTTAAAGAAGAGTACGGTATCGAACCTGCAGCGGCGGCGGTAGCAGTTGCAGCAGCAGCTCCTGCGGAAGCAGTTGAGGCGGCAGTACAAACAGCATTTGATGTTGTTCTTGTAAACGCAGGTGGCGCGAAACTTCAAGTAGTTAAAGCGGTTAAAGAATCAGCAGGTCTTGGTTTGAAAGAAGCTAAGGACTTGGTAGACGCAGCTCCTTGCAAAGTTAAGGAAGGCGTTTCTAAGGAAGAGGCTGAAGCATTGAAATCTGCTTTGGTTGAAGCAGGTGCCGAGGTGGAAATTAAGTAA
- a CDS encoding ABC transporter ATP-binding protein, which produces MEKVDKMKLIVRNFRAIHRAEIALNGITVVTGENGCGKSTISKLLYHTFRVAREYEELVFRKIKDDLRKEKSYLRDIADQIFRFISREKDNDFINEKIFRGQLLYDAKNIDELEAGFREITALILSKLSQYSEGKELKYIAERLRRGYFFDKDGENGKSIQDYLLSIESKVFHVVKNAREEIYQRNSELLDRELYKEFSEKKIIERYSIIEAGIPLFDNIRLLPSNLFNDVIYNDSPLATEDVAMFAHWAALKEILKSKPDYDFEPNISIVEGFAGEQALNGEVFFDSSFNGGFRYKRADGRTFDLSSCATGVKAFGILQMLYNTGSLNSKTLVILDEPEVHLHPQWIVEYARMIVMLNKELGVKFFIASHNPDMVSAIKYIAEKEGVSDTVNFYVAAKVEFDNTYDFRELKRNIERFFDNN; this is translated from the coding sequence ATGGAAAAGGTTGATAAAATGAAATTGATAGTCCGAAATTTTCGGGCAATCCATCGTGCCGAGATAGCTCTGAACGGCATCACGGTTGTAACGGGCGAGAACGGTTGCGGCAAAAGCACCATCTCGAAGTTGTTGTATCATACTTTTCGGGTGGCAAGGGAATATGAGGAGTTGGTTTTTAGGAAAATTAAAGATGATTTACGAAAAGAAAAGTCTTATTTGCGAGATATTGCCGACCAGATATTCCGTTTTATTTCGAGAGAAAAGGATAATGATTTTATTAACGAAAAAATATTTAGAGGGCAACTCCTCTACGATGCAAAAAATATTGATGAGTTAGAAGCAGGTTTTAGGGAAATAACAGCTCTTATTTTGTCTAAACTATCTCAATATTCCGAAGGAAAAGAGCTTAAATATATTGCGGAGAGGTTGCGAAGAGGATATTTTTTTGATAAGGATGGCGAAAACGGTAAATCAATTCAAGATTATCTTCTTTCCATTGAGAGTAAAGTCTTTCACGTTGTAAAAAATGCGAGAGAAGAAATTTATCAGAGAAACTCAGAATTACTTGATAGGGAACTATACAAAGAGTTTTCAGAGAAAAAAATTATTGAAAGATATTCGATAATAGAAGCTGGAATTCCTCTTTTTGACAACATAAGGCTATTGCCATCGAACTTGTTCAATGATGTGATTTATAATGATTCACCATTGGCAACCGAAGATGTTGCAATGTTTGCTCATTGGGCGGCATTGAAAGAGATACTAAAAAGCAAGCCGGATTATGATTTTGAACCAAATATATCAATAGTAGAGGGATTTGCGGGCGAGCAGGCTTTGAATGGTGAAGTCTTTTTTGATAGCAGTTTTAATGGAGGCTTTAGGTATAAACGGGCAGATGGACGTACTTTCGACTTGTCGAGTTGTGCAACAGGTGTCAAAGCATTCGGGATTCTGCAAATGTTGTATAATACCGGTTCTCTCAACAGTAAAACTTTAGTTATCCTCGATGAACCGGAGGTGCATCTTCACCCGCAATGGATTGTGGAATATGCGCGAATGATTGTGATGCTCAACAAAGAGTTGGGAGTGAAATTCTTTATTGCGAGTCATAATCCCGATATGGTTAGTGCAATAAAATATATTGCCGAAAAAGAGGGAGTTTCTGACACTGTAAATTTCTATGTTGCTGCAAAAGTGGAATTTGATAACACATATGATTTCAGAGAATTAAAACGAAATATTGAACGTTTCTTTGATAATAATTAA
- a CDS encoding LSU ribosomal protein L11p (L12e) translates to MEFCKQFNARTQEKAGKVLPVIITVYADKSFDFIVKQPPVAVQLKEAAKIKSGSAEPNRKKVGEVSWAQIEEIAKEKMVDMNCFTVESAMSMVAGTARSMGLRVSGVSPLKK, encoded by the coding sequence ATGGAGTTCTGCAAACAGTTTAACGCTCGTACACAGGAAAAAGCAGGTAAAGTGCTTCCTGTTATCATCACCGTTTATGCAGATAAGTCATTTGACTTTATTGTTAAGCAACCACCCGTAGCAGTACAACTAAAGGAAGCGGCAAAAATTAAGTCCGGTTCAGCCGAGCCAAACCGTAAGAAGGTTGGTGAGGTCTCTTGGGCGCAAATCGAAGAGATTGCCAAGGAGAAGATGGTTGATATGAACTGTTTCACGGTTGAGTCGGCAATGAGTATGGTAGCAGGCACGGCACGTAGTATGGGTCTTAGAGTATCGGGAGTATCTCCTCTTAAAAAGTAG
- a CDS encoding Putative cytoplasmic protein yields MSSTPAKTSLFERIATLIDHSKQNVLRTVNTTMVNTYFEIGRYIVEEQQQGAARAEYGTALLKGLAILLTKRYGKGFSYTNLEQMRKFYLVFSIPQTVSEESDNSRDRSLKNNFTLSWSHYLKLMRIEDKNERHFYEIEARANNWSLRELERQFDSALYQRLALSRDKKVSRNFLKKDKHSSSQKM; encoded by the coding sequence ATGTCGTCCACACCTGCAAAGACCTCTTTATTTGAGCGAATAGCCACGCTGATTGACCACAGCAAACAAAATGTTCTGCGGACTGTCAATACTACGATGGTTAATACCTATTTTGAGATAGGGCGTTACATTGTGGAGGAGCAGCAGCAAGGAGCAGCACGCGCCGAGTATGGAACAGCACTGCTCAAAGGGCTTGCAATATTGCTAACCAAAAGATATGGCAAGGGGTTTTCATACACCAACTTAGAGCAGATGAGGAAATTCTATCTCGTATTCTCAATTCCTCAGACAGTGTCTGAGGAATCTGATAATTCTCGAGACCGTTCCCTGAAAAATAACTTTACTCTCTCGTGGTCACACTACTTGAAGTTGATGAGAATTGAGGACAAAAACGAGAGGCACTTTTATGAAATTGAGGCGAGAGCGAATAATTGGAGTTTGCGAGAGTTGGAGCGACAATTCGACTCTGCCCTCTATCAACGTCTAGCATTGAGTCGTGACAAAAAAGTATCGCGGAACTTTCTCAAAAAGGACAAACACTCCTCCAGCCAAAAGATGTGA
- a CDS encoding 2,3-bisphosphoglycerate-independent phosphoglycerate mutase: MKNKVLLMILDGWGKGNHSKADAIFRTAPKFMNSLMERYPNAELRTDGENVGLPEGQMGNSEVGHQNIGAGRIIYQDLVKINIACRDNSILENAEIKAAYKYAADNGKAVHFMGLVSDGGVHSSLDHLKKMTDISEKYGIKNSYIHCFMDGRDTDPRSGKGFISELNDYISGSNTKIASIIGRFYAMDRDKRWERVKEAYDLIVNGVGAPYANPVEAMQASYDQEITDEFIKPMIIDSQGVIKADDVVIFFNYRNDRAKELTIALTQKDMPEFGMHTLPLYYCTMTPYDATFQGLHILFNKENVSNTLGEYISAQGLKQLRIAETEKFAHVTFFFNGGQEQPFENEKRILINSPKVATYDLQPEMSAYEVADALVAELKTKENDLVVLNFANGDMVGHTGVYEAIEKAIKAVDECVEKVVKTAQENGYTVIITADHGNADNAVNEDGSPNTAHSLNPVPIIIVSDEKYKVNNGVLADLAPTILTIMGLPTPKEMTGTSLI; the protein is encoded by the coding sequence ATGAAAAACAAGGTATTACTTATGATTCTTGACGGGTGGGGCAAGGGCAACCACTCCAAGGCGGATGCCATCTTTCGCACAGCACCCAAGTTTATGAACTCACTGATGGAGAGATATCCGAATGCAGAACTCAGAACAGATGGCGAAAATGTGGGACTACCTGAGGGACAGATGGGTAACTCGGAGGTGGGACACCAAAATATCGGCGCAGGACGAATCATCTACCAAGACTTGGTGAAGATAAACATAGCCTGCCGAGATAACTCCATACTCGAAAATGCAGAGATAAAAGCTGCATACAAATATGCCGCCGATAATGGCAAAGCGGTTCACTTTATGGGACTTGTCTCGGATGGAGGCGTGCACAGCTCGCTCGACCACCTCAAAAAAATGACCGACATCAGCGAAAAATACGGCATCAAAAACAGCTATATCCACTGCTTTATGGACGGACGCGACACCGACCCACGCAGCGGAAAAGGTTTTATTAGCGAACTAAACGACTACATATCAGGGTCTAATACAAAGATAGCTTCGATCATCGGACGTTTCTACGCAATGGATAGAGACAAACGTTGGGAGCGTGTGAAGGAGGCTTATGATTTGATTGTCAATGGTGTTGGTGCGCCATACGCCAATCCTGTCGAGGCAATGCAAGCTTCTTATGACCAAGAGATTACGGATGAATTTATTAAACCCATGATCATTGATAGTCAAGGTGTTATCAAAGCCGATGATGTTGTAATCTTCTTCAACTATCGCAACGACCGTGCAAAGGAGCTTACTATCGCGCTGACACAGAAAGATATGCCTGAGTTTGGTATGCACACCCTGCCGCTCTACTACTGCACTATGACCCCCTATGACGCAACTTTCCAAGGGCTACACATACTCTTCAACAAAGAGAATGTTTCAAATACCCTTGGCGAATATATCAGTGCGCAGGGACTGAAGCAGTTGCGCATTGCCGAGACCGAGAAATTCGCCCACGTAACCTTCTTCTTCAACGGCGGTCAAGAGCAGCCTTTCGAGAACGAGAAACGTATTCTCATTAATTCACCAAAGGTTGCCACCTATGATTTGCAACCCGAAATGAGTGCGTATGAGGTTGCTGATGCACTGGTTGCAGAGCTGAAAACTAAAGAGAACGACCTTGTCGTGCTCAACTTTGCCAATGGCGATATGGTGGGGCACACCGGCGTTTACGAAGCCATCGAAAAGGCTATAAAGGCTGTGGATGAGTGTGTTGAAAAAGTTGTAAAAACGGCACAAGAGAACGGTTACACCGTAATCATCACTGCCGACCACGGCAACGCTGACAATGCCGTAAACGAAGACGGCTCGCCAAATACCGCCCATTCACTCAATCCCGTACCTATTATTATAGTATCGGATGAAAAGTACAAGGTAAACAATGGCGTTTTAGCAGACCTTGCTCCAACCATACTGACCATTATGGGCTTACCAACTCCAAAAGAAATGACAGGAACTTCTTTAATTTGA
- a CDS encoding LSU ribosomal protein L1p (L10Ae), protein MKLTKNRKAVLAKLEPNKVYKLADAAALLKEITFTKFDASVDIDVRLGVDPRKANQMVRGVVTLPHGTGKDVRVLVLCTPDKEAEAQAAGADHVGLDEFVEKIKGGWTDVDVIICTPNVMGKVGALGRILGPRGLMPNPKTGTVTMDVAQAVKEVKAGKIDFKVDKFGIVHTSVGKISFDADKIVDNANEFLKTIIKLKPVAAKGTYVKSIYVSTTMSPGLQIDTKSVE, encoded by the coding sequence ATGAAACTGACAAAAAACAGAAAAGCGGTTCTCGCAAAACTTGAGCCTAATAAGGTTTACAAGTTGGCAGATGCGGCGGCACTACTTAAAGAGATTACCTTTACGAAGTTTGACGCATCGGTTGATATTGACGTACGCCTGGGTGTAGACCCACGTAAGGCAAACCAAATGGTTCGCGGCGTAGTAACTCTCCCTCACGGAACAGGTAAGGATGTTCGCGTTTTGGTTCTTTGTACTCCCGACAAGGAGGCTGAGGCTCAGGCAGCGGGCGCAGACCACGTGGGCTTGGACGAATTTGTGGAAAAGATTAAGGGCGGTTGGACAGACGTTGATGTTATCATCTGTACTCCGAACGTTATGGGTAAGGTTGGTGCGCTCGGTCGTATTCTCGGTCCTCGCGGTTTGATGCCTAACCCTAAAACAGGTACGGTTACAATGGATGTGGCTCAAGCTGTTAAAGAGGTGAAAGCCGGTAAGATTGACTTTAAGGTCGATAAGTTCGGTATCGTTCACACATCGGTAGGTAAGATTTCTTTCGATGCCGATAAGATTGTGGACAACGCCAATGAGTTTCTCAAGACCATTATTAAGCTCAAACCGGTGGCGGCAAAAGGTACTTATGTGAAGAGTATCTATGTTTCGACAACGATGAGTCCGGGTCTGCAAATCGACACTAAATCAGTAGAATAA